In Campylobacter vicugnae, a genomic segment contains:
- the purB gene encoding adenylosuccinate lyase, which produces MVERYARKVMSDKWSIQAKYDAWLKVEIAAVKAWNKLGFIPDSDCQKICENAKFDIARIDEIEKTTKHDVIAFLTSVSESLGDESRFVHFGMTSSDCIDTAVALQIKDSMDLILDDVKTLMNTIKIRANEHKNTLMVGRSHGIHGEPITFGLVLAIWHDEIKRAYELLMHAQKVISTGMISGAMGNFAHAPLELEELVCQNLGLNPAPASNQVIQRDRYAQVISALAILASSCEKIAVAIRHYQRTEVYEAEEYFSPGQKGSSAMPHKRNPVLSENVTGLCRMIRSYAIPAMENVALWHERDISHSSVERFILPDAFITTDFMLNRLNGLLANLVVYPENMMKNLNLTGGLVFSQRVLLELPKLGVSREDAYKIVQRNAMKVWADLQEGKKAINENEESLFLQNLLNDSELREKLDENAIKECFDYSYYTKNVDAIFKRVFEI; this is translated from the coding sequence ATGGTAGAGAGATATGCTAGAAAAGTTATGAGTGATAAATGGAGCATACAAGCCAAATATGATGCATGGCTAAAAGTCGAAATAGCAGCAGTAAAAGCTTGGAATAAGCTAGGATTTATTCCAGATAGTGATTGTCAAAAGATCTGCGAAAATGCTAAATTTGACATTGCTCGCATAGATGAAATAGAAAAAACTACAAAACATGATGTTATAGCATTTTTAACAAGCGTTAGCGAGAGTCTTGGAGATGAGAGCAGATTTGTCCATTTTGGTATGACTAGTAGCGACTGCATAGATACAGCTGTGGCTTTGCAGATAAAAGATAGTATGGATCTAATCTTAGATGATGTTAAAACCCTAATGAATACAATCAAAATAAGAGCAAATGAGCATAAAAATACTCTAATGGTAGGCAGAAGTCATGGAATTCATGGTGAGCCTATAACATTTGGTCTAGTGCTTGCAATATGGCATGATGAGATTAAAAGAGCATACGAGCTACTAATGCATGCTCAAAAAGTAATAAGTACAGGTATGATTAGCGGAGCAATGGGAAATTTTGCACACGCTCCACTTGAACTTGAAGAACTAGTATGTCAAAATCTAGGTCTAAATCCAGCCCCAGCAAGCAATCAAGTAATACAAAGAGACCGCTACGCTCAAGTTATCTCAGCTCTTGCTATACTAGCTAGCAGTTGCGAAAAGATAGCTGTTGCTATCCGCCATTATCAAAGAACAGAAGTTTATGAAGCAGAAGAGTACTTCTCTCCAGGACAAAAAGGCAGCTCAGCAATGCCACATAAAAGAAATCCTGTACTAAGTGAAAATGTAACAGGATTATGTAGAATGATTAGATCATATGCTATTCCAGCAATGGAAAATGTAGCACTATGGCATGAAAGAGATATCAGTCACTCAAGCGTAGAGAGATTTATCCTACCAGATGCTTTTATCACAACTGATTTTATGCTAAATAGACTAAATGGGCTACTAGCAAATTTAGTCGTATATCCAGAAAATATGATGAAAAATTTAAATCTAACTGGTGGATTAGTATTTTCTCAAAGAGTCCTTTTAGAACTACCAAAACTTGGAGTAAGCAGAGAAGATGCATACAAAATTGTTCAAAGAAATGCTATGAAAGTATGGGCTGACTTACAAGAAGGCAAAAAAGCGATTAATGAAAATGAAGAGAGTCTATTCTTACAAAATTTACTAAATGATAGCGAGTTAAGAGAAAAACTAGATGAAAATGCGATAAAAGAGTGCTTTGATTACTCTTACTACACTAAAAATGTAGATGCGATATTTAAGCGTGTATTTGAAATTTAA
- a CDS encoding ribonucleoside-diphosphate reductase subunit alpha, whose protein sequence is MKVIKRNGRTEELDISKIKKYTSEAVEGLDNVSLSELEVDAKIQFRDNITTEEIQQTLIKTAVDKIDIDRPNWTFVAARLFLYDLYHKATGFSGYNSLQDYLIKAEQEGRILLGLKEKYDLEDLNAYIKPERDMQFTYLGIKTLYDRYLIKDKNGKPIELPQQMFMAIAMFLAQNELDSQGWAKKFYDIISKFEVMLATPTLSNARTTRHQLSSCYVGSTPDNIEGIFDSYKEMALLSKFGGGIGWDWSKVRAMGGSIDGHKNAAGGIIPFLKVTNDIAVAVDQLGTRKGAIAVYIEPWHMDVSDFLDLRKNSGEERRRAHELFPALWINDLFMQRVEKNERWTLFDPADTPDLCDLYGDEFNKKYIEYENHPDIAKSVVQAKELWKKILTSYFESGMPFLCFKDSANRTNPNSHKGIIRSSNLCTEIFQNTEPNYYQTKVVYTDGSYDLFDENSDITVDGGYTKKAKKITALDRLNNKDIFIVEKGLKDGKTAVCNLASINLSKINTPEDIARVTPIAIRMLDNVIDLNFYPHAKVKHTNIASRSIGLGVMGEAEMLATKQIQWGSYEHLEKIDEIMENISYNAIYASSNLAVEKGVYPDFEGSNWSKGIFPIDLANQNAKALVNRGGSLFDEGNCDWSKLREKVKKDGIRNGYLMAIAPTSSISILVGTTQTIEPVYKRKWFEQNLSGMTPCVVPNLSPDTWQYYTPAYELDQRLLIKAGAIRQKWIDQGQSLNIFMSLDKASGKYLSDIYMLAWSLGIKSTYYLRSESPDSSQLDNKPIDRSIECEGCQ, encoded by the coding sequence ATGAAAGTTATAAAAAGAAATGGTAGAACAGAAGAGTTAGATATCTCTAAAATTAAAAAATATACAAGTGAAGCAGTTGAAGGTCTAGATAATGTCAGTCTAAGCGAACTAGAAGTTGATGCAAAAATTCAATTTCGTGATAATATAACAACCGAAGAGATACAACAAACCCTTATCAAAACTGCAGTAGATAAGATTGATATAGATAGACCAAACTGGACATTTGTTGCAGCTAGACTATTTTTATATGATTTATATCATAAAGCTACTGGATTTAGTGGATATAATAGCCTTCAAGATTATCTAATTAAAGCTGAACAAGAAGGCAGAATTCTATTAGGCCTTAAAGAAAAATATGACCTAGAAGATCTAAATGCATATATAAAACCTGAGCGTGATATGCAATTTACATATTTGGGTATAAAAACTCTATATGATAGATATCTTATCAAAGATAAAAATGGCAAACCAATAGAGCTACCACAGCAGATGTTTATGGCTATTGCAATGTTTTTAGCACAAAATGAGCTAGACTCTCAAGGCTGGGCTAAAAAATTCTACGATATAATCAGCAAATTTGAAGTAATGCTTGCTACACCAACTCTATCAAATGCTAGAACTACTAGACATCAACTCTCAAGCTGCTATGTAGGTAGCACCCCTGATAATATAGAAGGAATTTTTGATAGTTATAAAGAGATGGCTTTGCTATCTAAATTTGGTGGCGGTATAGGCTGGGATTGGTCTAAAGTCCGTGCAATGGGTGGCAGCATTGATGGGCATAAAAACGCAGCTGGTGGAATAATTCCATTTTTAAAAGTTACAAATGATATTGCTGTTGCTGTAGATCAGCTTGGTACTAGAAAAGGTGCTATTGCTGTTTATATAGAACCTTGGCATATGGATGTGAGTGATTTTTTAGATCTTAGGAAAAATTCAGGTGAAGAACGCCGTAGAGCTCATGAGCTATTCCCAGCGTTATGGATTAATGATCTATTTATGCAAAGAGTAGAAAAAAATGAACGCTGGACTCTATTTGATCCAGCTGATACACCTGATTTATGCGATTTATATGGAGATGAATTTAATAAAAAATATATAGAGTATGAAAATCATCCAGATATAGCAAAAAGCGTAGTACAAGCAAAAGAGTTATGGAAAAAGATACTTACAAGCTATTTTGAGAGCGGTATGCCATTTTTATGCTTTAAAGATAGTGCAAATAGAACCAATCCAAACTCACATAAAGGTATAATTAGAAGTTCAAATTTATGTACTGAGATATTTCAAAATACAGAGCCAAACTACTACCAAACAAAGGTAGTCTATACAGATGGAAGTTATGATCTATTTGATGAAAATAGCGATATAACCGTAGATGGCGGCTACACTAAAAAAGCTAAAAAAATTACTGCCTTAGATAGATTAAATAATAAAGATATATTTATAGTAGAAAAAGGGTTAAAAGATGGCAAAACAGCCGTATGTAATCTAGCTAGTATAAATCTAAGCAAGATTAATACTCCTGAAGATATAGCTAGAGTTACGCCAATTGCCATTAGAATGCTTGATAATGTTATTGATCTAAATTTTTATCCTCACGCTAAGGTCAAACATACTAACATAGCTAGTCGCTCAATAGGTCTAGGTGTAATGGGTGAGGCTGAGATGCTAGCTACTAAACAGATACAATGGGGTAGCTACGAACATTTAGAAAAGATAGATGAAATTATGGAAAATATCAGCTATAATGCTATCTATGCCTCAAGTAATCTAGCTGTAGAAAAGGGTGTATATCCAGATTTTGAAGGCTCAAATTGGTCAAAAGGGATATTCCCAATCGATCTAGCAAACCAAAATGCAAAAGCCTTAGTAAATCGTGGTGGAAGTCTATTTGATGAAGGAAATTGCGACTGGAGCAAACTAAGAGAAAAAGTCAAAAAAGATGGTATAAGAAATGGCTATTTAATGGCAATTGCACCAACATCAAGCATTAGTATCTTAGTAGGTACAACTCAAACAATAGAACCAGTCTATAAGCGAAAATGGTTTGAACAAAATCTAAGCGGTATGACTCCATGTGTAGTTCCAAATTTAAGTCCAGATACTTGGCAATATTATACTCCAGCTTATGAGCTAGATCAAAGATTACTCATAAAAGCTGGTGCAATCCGCCAAAAGTGGATTGATCAAGGTCAAAGTCTAAATATCTTTATGAGCCTAGATAAAGCAAGTGGAAAATATCTAAGCGATATATATATGCTTGCATGGTCTTTAGGAATAAAATCTACATACTATCTAAGAAGCGAAAGCCCAGATTCAAGCCAACTAGACAATAAACCAATTGATCGCAGCATTGAATGTGAAGGGTGTCAATAA